Proteins found in one Haloferax litoreum genomic segment:
- a CDS encoding minichromosome maintenance protein MCM: MAQAPQNRELTERFIQFYRNYYREAIGKLAQQYPKEKRSLYIDYDDLYTFDAELADDYITKPGQYQEYAEEALRLFDLPADVKLGQAHVRMRNLPDSVDIRNIRVNDDHIGTLISVQGIVRKATDVRPKITEAAFECQRCGTMSYIPQGDGGFQEPHECQGCERQGPFHIDFDQSNFVDSQKLRVQESPEGLRGGETPQSIDINLSDDVTGKVTAGDHVTAVGILHIEQQSSGNEKTPIFDYYMEGISLTIEDEEFEDMDITDEDVAEIIELSNSPNIYERMVDSVAPAIYGYDQEKLAMILQLFSGVTKHLPDGSRIRGDLHMLLIGDPGTGKSQMLSYIRNIAPRSVYTSGKGSSSAGLTAAAVRDDFGDGQQWTLEAGALVLADKGIAAVDELDKMRPEDRSAMHEGLEQQQISVSKAGINATLKSRCSLLGAANPKYGRFDQYEPIGEQIDLEPALISRFDLIFTVTDNPDPESDSALADHILKTNYAGELNTQRTNVANSEFTEDQVNAVTDEVAPDIDAELLRKYIAYSKRTCYPTMTEEAKNVIRDFYVDFRARGADEDAPVPVTARKLEALVRLSEASARVRLSDKVTREDAERVTNIVESCLRDIGMDPETGEFDADIVETGRSKTQRDRIKNLLELIRTMQEEYEEGAPHEEVLERANSELNMDEKTVIDQLEKLKMKGDIYEPRGDVYRAT; this comes from the coding sequence ATGGCGCAGGCCCCGCAGAATCGAGAACTCACAGAGCGGTTCATCCAGTTCTACCGCAACTACTATCGAGAGGCAATCGGGAAACTGGCGCAGCAGTACCCGAAAGAGAAGCGGTCGCTGTACATCGACTACGACGACCTGTACACGTTCGACGCCGAACTCGCCGACGACTACATCACGAAACCCGGTCAGTATCAGGAGTACGCCGAAGAGGCCCTTCGCCTGTTCGACCTGCCAGCGGACGTCAAACTCGGCCAAGCACACGTCCGGATGCGGAACCTCCCGGATTCGGTCGACATCCGCAACATCCGGGTCAACGACGACCACATCGGGACGCTCATCTCCGTGCAGGGAATCGTCCGGAAGGCGACGGACGTCCGCCCGAAGATTACGGAGGCGGCGTTCGAGTGCCAGCGCTGTGGGACGATGAGTTACATCCCGCAGGGCGACGGTGGGTTCCAGGAACCCCACGAGTGTCAAGGGTGTGAGCGTCAGGGGCCGTTCCACATCGACTTCGACCAGTCGAACTTCGTCGACTCACAGAAACTGCGCGTCCAAGAGTCCCCCGAAGGCCTGCGGGGGGGCGAGACGCCGCAGAGTATCGACATCAACCTCTCGGACGACGTGACGGGGAAAGTCACCGCCGGTGACCACGTCACCGCCGTCGGTATCCTCCACATCGAACAGCAGTCCTCGGGCAACGAGAAGACGCCCATCTTCGACTACTACATGGAGGGCATCTCGCTCACCATCGAGGACGAGGAGTTCGAGGACATGGACATCACCGACGAGGACGTGGCCGAAATCATCGAACTCTCGAACTCGCCGAACATCTACGAGCGGATGGTCGACTCCGTGGCCCCGGCCATCTACGGGTACGACCAGGAGAAACTCGCGATGATTCTCCAACTGTTCTCGGGCGTCACCAAACACCTCCCTGATGGCTCTCGGATTCGCGGCGACCTGCACATGCTCCTCATCGGTGACCCCGGTACAGGGAAATCGCAGATGCTGTCGTACATTCGAAATATCGCACCCCGGTCTGTCTACACGTCCGGGAAGGGTTCCTCCTCGGCCGGTCTGACTGCTGCCGCCGTCCGCGACGACTTCGGCGACGGCCAACAGTGGACGCTCGAAGCAGGTGCGCTCGTCCTCGCGGACAAGGGTATCGCGGCAGTGGACGAACTCGACAAGATGCGCCCGGAAGACCGCTCTGCGATGCACGAGGGCCTCGAACAACAGCAGATTTCGGTCTCCAAGGCCGGCATCAACGCGACGCTCAAGTCGCGGTGTTCGCTCCTCGGCGCGGCGAACCCGAAGTACGGCCGATTCGACCAGTACGAACCCATCGGCGAACAAATCGACCTCGAACCCGCGCTCATCTCCCGCTTCGACCTCATCTTCACCGTCACGGACAACCCGGACCCCGAATCCGACTCCGCACTCGCCGACCACATCCTCAAGACGAACTATGCGGGTGAACTGAACACCCAGCGAACGAACGTTGCCAACTCCGAGTTCACCGAAGACCAGGTGAACGCGGTGACGGACGAAGTCGCCCCCGACATCGACGCGGAACTTCTCCGGAAGTACATCGCCTACTCCAAGCGGACCTGCTACCCGACGATGACCGAAGAGGCGAAGAACGTCATCCGCGACTTCTACGTCGACTTCCGCGCCCGCGGTGCCGACGAAGACGCTCCCGTCCCCGTGACGGCACGCAAATTGGAAGCGCTCGTCCGTCTCTCGGAGGCGTCTGCGCGAGTCCGCCTCTCAGACAAGGTGACCCGCGAAGACGCCGAACGCGTCACCAACATCGTCGAATCTTGTCTGCGCGACATCGGCATGGACCCCGAGACGGGCGAGTTCGACGCCGACATCGTCGAGACGGGTCGGTCGAAGACGCAGCGTGACCGCATCAAGAACCTGCTCGAACTCATTCGGACGATGCAGGAAGAGTACGAAGAGGGCGCTCCACACGAGGAAGTCCTCGAACGTGCGAACAGCGAGTTGAACATGGACGAGAAGACGGTCATCGACCAACTCGAGAAACTCAAGATGAAAGGCGACATCTACGAACCGCGCGGCGACGTGTACCGGGCGACGTAG
- a CDS encoding VOC family protein: protein MGLIHTALVVSDLESTLDFYAELGLEQTNEFELGGVQNVYVGSDDTDMELQFKYDPTSTERVEPTGIDHVAIEVDDVERVFEELLDAEHPDVVKPPQYIDPANATAAFVKDPDGYVVELVEFDD from the coding sequence ATGGGTCTCATTCACACCGCACTCGTCGTCTCGGACCTCGAATCGACACTCGACTTCTACGCCGAACTCGGACTCGAACAGACCAACGAGTTCGAACTCGGCGGTGTGCAGAACGTCTACGTCGGCAGCGACGACACCGACATGGAACTCCAGTTTAAGTACGACCCCACGTCGACTGAACGAGTCGAACCCACTGGAATCGACCACGTCGCCATCGAAGTCGACGACGTCGAACGCGTCTTCGAGGAACTCCTCGACGCAGAACACCCAGACGTCGTGAAACCGCCGCAGTACATCGACCCGGCGAACGCCACCGCCGCGTTCGTGAAAGACCCCGACGGATACGTCGTCGAACTGGTCGAATTCGACGACTGA
- a CDS encoding ferritin-like domain-containing protein, giving the protein MSEDVTALLKRAYQDELETVMNYMTNSIVLDGVRAEEIKESLKTDIQEELTHAEQIGNRLKQLDEKPPGSGTFEARQHDLQPPEDSTDVLSVINGVLTAEEDAIETYRSLIGAAREANDPVTEDLAVTILGDEEAHRTEFRGFKKEYERE; this is encoded by the coding sequence ATGTCTGAGGACGTAACTGCGCTGTTGAAGCGCGCCTATCAAGACGAACTCGAGACGGTGATGAACTACATGACGAACTCCATCGTCCTCGATGGCGTTCGGGCCGAAGAAATCAAGGAGTCACTCAAGACCGACATCCAAGAAGAACTCACGCACGCCGAGCAAATCGGTAACCGCCTGAAACAACTCGACGAGAAACCGCCGGGCTCTGGGACCTTCGAAGCGCGCCAGCACGACCTGCAACCGCCGGAAGATAGCACGGACGTGTTGTCGGTCATCAACGGCGTCCTCACGGCCGAAGAGGACGCAATCGAGACCTACCGCTCGCTCATCGGCGCCGCCCGAGAGGCGAACGACCCCGTCACCGAGGACCTCGCGGTGACCATCCTCGGCGACGAAGAGGCCCACCGCACCGAGTTCCGCGGCTTCAAAAAAGAGTACGAGCGCGAATAA
- a CDS encoding conditioned medium-induced protein 4: MDEKTAELRDIFIETTGSETVTERQSESRGSLADVDDPEEVRARVSDLVSTMRERYEFETDLSDDTLVTLVVGYFGGDTDEVLAVELGVAPEMVRTARLDLHLVRDADRDAPFDMDRLDKLLVEGADDDEIADKLDVPADILGEFRPVAAADIRSTRVNHRFRDDFSELLTDDDLSQRMAEDARNDGLREATEDIETDVSL; encoded by the coding sequence ATGGACGAGAAGACCGCCGAACTCCGCGACATCTTCATCGAGACGACCGGGTCAGAGACCGTGACCGAACGGCAGTCCGAGTCGCGCGGGTCGCTCGCCGACGTGGACGACCCAGAGGAAGTTCGCGCACGCGTCAGTGACCTCGTATCGACGATGCGTGAGCGCTACGAGTTCGAGACTGACCTCTCGGACGACACACTCGTGACTCTCGTCGTCGGGTACTTCGGCGGCGACACTGACGAGGTCCTCGCGGTCGAACTCGGCGTTGCACCCGAGATGGTTCGGACGGCGCGACTTGACCTCCACCTCGTCCGTGACGCCGACCGCGACGCCCCCTTCGACATGGACCGACTCGACAAACTCCTCGTCGAGGGCGCGGACGACGACGAAATCGCCGACAAACTCGACGTTCCGGCCGACATTCTCGGCGAGTTCCGCCCTGTCGCGGCGGCGGACATTCGCTCGACGCGCGTCAACCACCGTTTCCGCGACGATTTCTCGGAACTGCTCACCGACGACGACCTCTCACAGCGGATGGCCGAAGACGCCCGAAACGACGGCCTCCGCGAAGCGACCGAAGACATCGAGACGGACGTGTCGCTGTGA
- a CDS encoding biotin transporter BioY, with product MATEHESVELVGDELVGNIARAALFAALMGAGAYVSFPNPISPIPVTLQVLVVFLAGIFLGPIWGGVSISLYLVAGGLGAPVFAGGSAGFGALVGPTAGYLWSYPLAAALVGFLVHGTELGDYRVGTVRLVGAMVAGTAVIYALGVIGFAFVQNVGLGAAFWTAAAAFIPAEAFKIAAAVGIVRSDAIAAN from the coding sequence ATGGCAACCGAACACGAGTCGGTCGAACTCGTCGGCGACGAACTCGTCGGAAACATCGCCCGTGCGGCCCTCTTTGCGGCCCTCATGGGCGCTGGCGCGTACGTATCGTTCCCCAACCCAATCTCGCCGATTCCCGTGACGTTGCAGGTGCTCGTCGTCTTCCTCGCAGGCATCTTCCTCGGCCCCATCTGGGGCGGCGTCTCGATATCACTGTACCTCGTCGCTGGTGGCCTCGGCGCGCCCGTCTTCGCCGGAGGGTCCGCCGGGTTCGGCGCACTCGTCGGCCCGACTGCTGGGTATCTCTGGTCGTACCCGCTGGCCGCCGCACTCGTCGGGTTTCTCGTCCACGGGACCGAACTCGGTGACTACCGCGTCGGCACCGTCCGCCTCGTCGGTGCGATGGTCGCCGGCACCGCCGTCATCTACGCCCTCGGCGTGATTGGATTCGCCTTCGTCCAGAACGTCGGTCTCGGTGCCGCCTTCTGGACCGCCGCCGCGGCGTTCATCCCCGCAGAGGCGTTCAAGATTGCCGCCGCCGTCGGCATCGTCCGCTCGGACGCTATCGCGGCGAACTGA
- a CDS encoding ArsR/SmtB family transcription factor, translated as MSRQPAPAAEDESTPSDGTCCAATHTLTESELASDVQVLAALGNDTRYETLRLIAEAADGVCVCELEPALGVSQSAVSQALSRLYSAGLVSRRKEGRWRYYAPTPRATALLNTLDETREASDE; from the coding sequence ATGAGTCGCCAACCAGCGCCCGCCGCTGAAGACGAGAGTACCCCCTCTGACGGAACGTGTTGTGCCGCCACGCACACGTTGACCGAGTCTGAACTCGCGTCTGACGTTCAGGTCCTCGCAGCACTCGGCAACGACACACGATACGAAACGCTCAGACTGATTGCCGAAGCAGCGGACGGCGTGTGTGTCTGTGAACTCGAACCCGCACTCGGAGTCAGCCAAAGTGCCGTCAGTCAGGCGCTCTCACGCCTGTACAGCGCCGGACTCGTCTCACGACGAAAAGAGGGCAGGTGGCGATACTACGCACCGACCCCGCGAGCGACGGCCCTGCTGAACACGCTCGACGAAACACGGGAGGCGTCCGATGAGTGA
- a CDS encoding energy-coupling factor transporter transmembrane component T family protein yields the protein MLTYEPGDSFAHRLDPRTKLAVQISFAAAGLAHTTPVGLTVLGVVAAVSLRAADTSPFSALYAIRYAVPFLVVGPVVETARLGAPWFDPAAAIDPALASIRVLLVFLVAAAYVKTTPIRESRAAVQRLVPGRFGVALGVGVALVFRFLPLIRHDLLRVREAQAARLGQTRRLDERLSLVAAGGLRRTFARADSLALALRSRCFAWNPTLPELRFSRRDAPVLGLAVSLLVSVFL from the coding sequence GTGCTGACCTACGAACCCGGAGACTCGTTCGCTCATCGTCTCGACCCGCGGACGAAACTCGCAGTACAGATTTCGTTCGCGGCGGCCGGCCTCGCACACACGACCCCGGTCGGTCTGACCGTTCTCGGCGTCGTCGCCGCCGTCAGTCTCCGTGCCGCGGACACGTCCCCATTTTCGGCCCTCTATGCCATCCGCTACGCGGTTCCCTTCCTCGTCGTCGGGCCTGTCGTCGAGACGGCCCGACTCGGTGCACCGTGGTTCGACCCTGCGGCCGCTATCGACCCCGCACTCGCTAGCATCCGCGTCTTGCTCGTCTTCCTCGTCGCGGCGGCGTACGTCAAAACGACGCCTATCCGCGAGTCGCGGGCGGCGGTTCAGCGACTCGTTCCCGGCCGCTTCGGCGTCGCACTCGGTGTCGGCGTCGCACTCGTCTTCCGGTTCCTCCCACTGATTCGGCATGACCTGCTCCGCGTTCGAGAAGCACAGGCCGCCCGTCTCGGCCAGACGCGACGACTCGACGAACGCCTCTCACTCGTCGCCGCCGGTGGACTTCGACGCACGTTTGCTCGGGCCGATTCCCTCGCCCTCGCGCTTCGGTCCCGCTGTTTCGCGTGGAATCCAACCCTTCCCGAACTTCGGTTCTCCCGACGTGATGCACCGGTTCTCGGCCTCGCCGTGTCGTTGCTCGTCAGTGTGTTTTTGTGA
- a CDS encoding SdpI family protein — MNTRQRFGLAAGFVALAGILSLLAAPELPALLVSNWGASGEPNGTLPKGIALWLFPALTAALLVVFAVIPRIDPLRENIAAFRPYYDWFVVVFAGYMLVLHAGIIAFNLGYEFDFTALVLVAAAGLFYYVGVLVAHAERNWFVGIRTPWTLSSEAVWRRTHTLGGRLFKLTAVLTVVGLFFGEYAIFFLVVPALFAAVVTVAYSYYLYERIEDGNTDVGV, encoded by the coding sequence ATGAATACTCGTCAGCGTTTCGGACTCGCCGCCGGATTCGTCGCCCTCGCAGGCATCCTGAGCCTCCTCGCCGCCCCCGAACTGCCCGCCCTGCTCGTCTCGAACTGGGGCGCGTCTGGCGAACCGAACGGAACGCTGCCCAAAGGTATCGCACTCTGGCTCTTCCCCGCGTTGACCGCCGCCCTCCTCGTCGTGTTCGCTGTGATTCCCCGAATCGACCCGCTCAGAGAAAACATCGCCGCGTTCCGTCCCTACTACGACTGGTTCGTCGTCGTCTTCGCGGGATACATGCTCGTCTTGCACGCCGGGATTATCGCGTTCAATCTCGGCTACGAGTTCGACTTCACGGCCCTCGTGCTCGTCGCCGCCGCCGGCCTGTTCTACTACGTCGGCGTCCTGGTCGCACACGCCGAACGAAACTGGTTCGTCGGTATCCGAACCCCGTGGACCCTCAGCAGCGAAGCCGTCTGGCGGCGGACCCACACACTCGGCGGCCGACTGTTCAAACTCACCGCCGTTCTCACCGTCGTCGGACTCTTCTTCGGCGAGTACGCCATCTTCTTCCTCGTCGTCCCCGCCCTGTTCGCGGCCGTTGTCACCGTGGCGTACTCGTACTACCTGTACGAACGCATCGAGGACGGGAACACTGACGTCGGCGTCTGA
- a CDS encoding DUF7853 family protein, which produces MTTSAQDRPAALDLSREESWVVHAALLEAIERAVDADEDPNPAPDLLTRVEAGDEDFDSAELDYLVDSLRAYRGIAPTRDQHYISHVLDHIEAARV; this is translated from the coding sequence ATGACCACATCGGCCCAGGACCGTCCAGCGGCGCTCGACCTCTCTCGTGAAGAGTCGTGGGTCGTTCACGCCGCCCTGCTCGAAGCAATCGAGCGGGCAGTCGACGCAGACGAAGACCCGAATCCGGCCCCCGACCTGCTCACGCGGGTCGAAGCAGGTGACGAAGACTTCGACAGCGCCGAACTCGACTATCTCGTAGATTCCCTTCGCGCGTATCGGGGAATCGCCCCGACACGAGACCAGCACTACATCTCGCACGTCCTCGACCACATCGAGGCCGCACGGGTGTAG
- a CDS encoding acyl-CoA dehydrogenase family protein encodes MLDYLELEDDLTGEEKLVRDEARRFVEEQVKPDIGDHFEQGTFPTDLIPEMGELGFYAPNLDGYGLPGLGERAYGLLMQELEAGDSGLRSMASVQGSLVIYPIHAFGSEAQKERWLPALGNGEAVGCFGLTEPQHGSNPAGMETRAEKDADGYVLNGSKTWITNSPIADVAVVWARDTSADGSPVRGFLVGTDRDGVTTNKIDDKLSMRASVTGEIGLDDVWVSEDDVLPGVEGMKGPLSCLTQARFGISWGVVGAARDAFEDALQYAKDREQFGGPIARFQLQQGKFAEMATQITNAQLQAHRLAELKERGDLRHQHVSMAKRHNVRVARDVTRTAREVLGGNGITTDYSPMRHMENIETVYTYEGTDDIHTLVIGADLTGIEAFE; translated from the coding sequence ATGCTCGATTATCTTGAATTAGAAGACGACCTGACCGGGGAAGAGAAACTCGTCCGCGACGAGGCTCGCAGGTTCGTCGAAGAGCAGGTGAAGCCGGATATCGGCGACCACTTCGAACAGGGGACGTTCCCGACGGACCTCATCCCCGAGATGGGTGAACTCGGTTTCTACGCACCCAATCTCGACGGCTACGGGCTTCCGGGTCTCGGCGAGCGAGCGTACGGACTCTTGATGCAGGAACTCGAAGCGGGCGACTCGGGGCTTCGCTCGATGGCGAGCGTGCAGGGGTCGCTCGTCATCTACCCTATTCACGCGTTCGGCTCCGAAGCGCAGAAAGAGCGATGGCTTCCGGCGCTCGGTAACGGCGAGGCTGTCGGCTGTTTCGGACTGACCGAACCGCAACACGGGTCGAACCCCGCGGGCATGGAGACTCGCGCCGAGAAAGACGCTGATGGTTACGTCCTCAACGGGTCGAAGACGTGGATTACGAACTCTCCTATCGCCGACGTGGCCGTGGTCTGGGCGCGCGACACCTCCGCCGACGGGTCGCCGGTCCGCGGGTTCCTCGTCGGGACGGACCGCGACGGCGTGACGACGAACAAAATCGACGACAAACTCTCCATGCGGGCGTCGGTCACGGGCGAAATCGGCCTCGACGACGTGTGGGTCTCCGAGGACGACGTGCTTCCGGGTGTCGAGGGGATGAAAGGACCGCTGTCGTGTCTCACGCAGGCCCGATTCGGCATCTCGTGGGGTGTCGTCGGTGCCGCCCGCGACGCGTTCGAGGACGCACTCCAGTACGCGAAAGACCGCGAGCAGTTTGGCGGGCCAATCGCACGGTTCCAACTCCAGCAGGGCAAGTTCGCCGAGATGGCGACCCAGATTACGAACGCCCAACTGCAAGCACACCGCCTCGCCGAACTCAAAGAGCGCGGTGACTTGCGCCATCAGCACGTGTCGATGGCGAAGCGTCACAACGTCCGTGTCGCGCGCGACGTGACGCGGACCGCGCGCGAGGTGCTCGGCGGGAACGGTATCACGACCGACTACTCGCCGATGCGCCACATGGAGAACATCGAGACTGTCTACACCTACGAGGGGACCGACGACATCCACACGCTCGTCATCGGGGCCGACTTGACGGGAATCGAAGCGTTCGAGTAA
- a CDS encoding heterodisulfide reductase-related iron-sulfur binding cluster, translating into MVFAAQAEVTRETFWTISPVGEALFYGLAAIASLVFLYGVYDRFLRYARGESDPFDRLSDLPGRIVRATKVVFSNENQFKRDLYAGVMHSFIMWGFLTLVIGTTILAIDIDIWRRVTGSSFFVGDFYLSYSFVMDLMGLLFVVGVGMAIWRRYGVRHPRLWGKHTSFEDDAFVWTLFLLGVGGYVLEGIRIVGTEFPEFETVSFVGYFVALVFDTAGMTQGLAESLYWFGWWSHAILALAFVAAVPYAKPLHMITSFANIVTADEKAGKRLPKVPADASPEEIGYVSEDDFSWKAMLDFDACTKCGRCSDACPAKASGRNLDPRDVILDLKTYRDSIADGGETIDIVADGGTSVIASESMESCMACMACMDACPVDIEHLTHFTEMNRRLTETGQQQEPVQEAMMNIFSNGNAFGDPQRKRADWTDELDFEIPDAREESVEFLWYVGDYPSYDERNRRVARAMARIFEEAGVSYGILYEDEQHDGNDVRRVGEEGLYEMLVEDNVAAMDDCDFEKIVCTDPHSYNTFLNEYPEMDESFDYPVFHYTQLVETLVDEGRLGLSGSELSAQTVTYHDPCHLGRYNGEYEAPREVIRSTGVNLAEMPRNRDESFCCGGGGGGLWLDQEEESKPSEERLREALEDTEAGTSVERFVVACPMCATMYEDGRKTGDYEEDIDIVDISELIVEALDTKAGAVGSETTPASAD; encoded by the coding sequence ATGGTATTTGCGGCGCAAGCGGAGGTCACCCGGGAGACCTTCTGGACTATCAGCCCGGTGGGTGAGGCCCTCTTCTACGGCCTCGCCGCTATCGCCTCCCTCGTGTTTCTCTACGGGGTGTACGACCGGTTCCTGCGCTACGCGCGCGGCGAGTCCGACCCGTTCGACCGACTCTCGGACCTTCCGGGCCGAATCGTCCGCGCGACGAAGGTAGTGTTCTCCAACGAGAACCAGTTCAAACGCGACCTGTACGCCGGCGTGATGCACTCGTTCATCATGTGGGGCTTCCTGACGCTCGTCATCGGGACGACCATCCTCGCTATCGACATCGACATCTGGCGACGGGTGACAGGGAGTTCCTTCTTCGTCGGCGACTTCTACCTCTCGTACTCCTTCGTCATGGACCTCATGGGACTGCTGTTCGTCGTCGGCGTCGGGATGGCAATCTGGCGGCGTTACGGCGTCCGACACCCGCGTCTGTGGGGTAAACACACGAGCTTCGAAGACGACGCGTTCGTCTGGACCCTCTTCTTGCTCGGCGTCGGCGGCTACGTCCTCGAAGGCATCCGCATCGTCGGCACCGAGTTCCCCGAGTTCGAGACGGTGAGTTTCGTCGGATACTTCGTCGCCCTCGTCTTCGACACCGCGGGCATGACGCAGGGTCTCGCCGAGTCGCTCTACTGGTTCGGCTGGTGGTCCCACGCCATCCTCGCACTGGCGTTCGTCGCCGCCGTCCCGTACGCGAAGCCGCTCCACATGATTACCTCGTTCGCCAACATCGTCACCGCAGACGAGAAGGCGGGCAAGCGCCTCCCGAAGGTGCCCGCCGATGCGTCCCCCGAGGAGATTGGCTACGTCTCCGAAGACGACTTCTCGTGGAAGGCGATGCTCGACTTCGACGCGTGTACGAAGTGTGGCCGCTGTTCCGACGCCTGCCCGGCGAAAGCATCCGGTCGCAACCTCGACCCGCGTGACGTCATCTTAGACCTGAAGACCTACCGCGACTCGATTGCCGACGGCGGCGAAACCATCGACATCGTCGCCGACGGCGGCACCTCCGTCATCGCCAGCGAGTCGATGGAGTCCTGTATGGCCTGCATGGCCTGCATGGACGCCTGTCCGGTCGATATCGAACACCTGACGCACTTCACCGAGATGAACCGCCGCCTCACCGAGACGGGCCAGCAGCAAGAACCCGTCCAGGAGGCCATGATGAACATCTTCTCGAACGGCAACGCCTTCGGCGACCCACAGCGAAAGCGCGCCGATTGGACCGACGAACTGGACTTCGAGATTCCCGACGCCCGCGAGGAGTCCGTCGAGTTCCTCTGGTACGTCGGCGACTACCCATCATACGACGAGCGTAACCGCCGTGTCGCCCGTGCGATGGCCCGCATCTTCGAAGAAGCGGGCGTCTCCTACGGCATCCTCTACGAAGACGAACAGCACGACGGCAACGACGTGCGCCGCGTCGGCGAAGAGGGTCTCTACGAGATGCTCGTCGAAGACAACGTGGCCGCGATGGACGACTGCGACTTCGAGAAAATCGTCTGTACGGACCCGCACTCGTACAACACGTTCCTGAACGAGTATCCGGAGATGGACGAGTCGTTCGACTACCCGGTGTTCCACTACACCCAGTTGGTAGAGACGCTCGTCGACGAGGGTCGTCTCGGCCTCTCGGGGTCCGAACTCTCCGCCCAGACCGTCACCTACCACGACCCGTGTCACCTCGGCCGATACAACGGCGAGTACGAGGCACCCCGTGAGGTCATCCGTTCGACGGGCGTCAATCTGGCCGAGATGCCCCGCAACCGCGACGAGTCCTTCTGTTGCGGTGGCGGCGGCGGCGGCCTCTGGTTAGACCAAGAAGAAGAGTCGAAGCCGTCCGAAGAACGCCTCCGCGAGGCGCTCGAAGACACCGAGGCCGGCACTTCCGTCGAACGCTTCGTCGTCGCCTGTCCGATGTGCGCGACCATGTACGAAGACGGTCGGAAGACCGGTGACTACGAAGAGGACATCGACATCGTCGATATCTCGGAACTCATCGTCGAAGCACTCGACACGAAAGCCGGTGCGGTCGGGTCGGAGACGACGCCCGCGTCGGCCGACTGA
- a CDS encoding 4Fe-4S dicluster domain-containing protein, whose product MAIDPNFDTNREKVGTENGVAVWGPVEPPEKLGIHGTHVAVDYDICLADGACLENCPVDVFTWVDTPDHPVSEVKVEPTNEDQCIDCMLCVDICPVDAIDVDASRQA is encoded by the coding sequence ATGGCTATCGACCCGAACTTCGACACGAACCGTGAGAAGGTTGGCACCGAAAACGGAGTCGCCGTCTGGGGACCCGTCGAACCCCCAGAGAAACTCGGTATCCACGGCACCCACGTCGCCGTCGATTACGATATCTGCCTCGCGGACGGCGCGTGTCTCGAAAATTGCCCCGTCGACGTGTTCACGTGGGTCGACACGCCGGACCACCCTGTGAGCGAGGTGAAGGTCGAACCGACGAACGAAGACCAGTGTATCGACTGCATGCTCTGTGTCGACATCTGCCCGGTCGACGCCATCGACGTGGACGCCTCTCGGCAGGCCTGA
- a CDS encoding energy-coupling factor ABC transporter ATP-binding protein, whose translation MIRVEGLVHRYGDTVAVDALDLTIDDGECVVLAGANGSGKTTLVRHFNGLLEPDAGSVSVNGRAVAENLVAARTAVAMVFQHPEDQLVAATVGADVAFGPENLGLSRDDIDRRVSESLAAVNLDGRADERVDTLSGGEVERLAIAGALAMEPDHLVLDEPFTGLDEPARQSVLARLQELRTSGTSLVVVTHDLRDVTELADRVVVLSDGRVALDTTPENASDRLADLGIRPPPSC comes from the coding sequence ATGATTCGCGTCGAAGGACTCGTCCACCGCTACGGCGATACCGTCGCAGTCGATGCCCTCGACCTGACTATCGACGACGGAGAGTGCGTCGTCCTCGCCGGAGCGAACGGGTCCGGCAAGACGACGCTTGTGCGGCACTTCAACGGCCTGCTCGAACCCGACGCAGGGTCGGTGTCGGTCAACGGCCGTGCTGTCGCCGAGAACCTCGTCGCCGCACGAACCGCCGTGGCGATGGTGTTCCAGCACCCGGAAGACCAACTCGTCGCGGCGACTGTCGGCGCAGACGTGGCGTTCGGCCCGGAGAACCTCGGTCTCTCCCGCGACGACATCGACCGCCGCGTCAGTGAATCGCTGGCCGCCGTCAACCTCGACGGCCGTGCAGACGAACGCGTCGATACACTCTCCGGCGGCGAAGTCGAACGCCTCGCAATCGCGGGCGCACTGGCGATGGAACCCGACCACCTCGTCTTGGACGAACCCTTCACCGGTCTCGACGAACCCGCCAGACAGTCCGTCCTCGCTCGGTTGCAAGAGCTTCGTACGTCAGGCACGAGTCTCGTCGTCGTCACCCACGACCTGCGAGACGTGACCGAACTCGCCGACCGCGTGGTCGTCCTCTCCGACGGACGTGTCGCCCTCGACACCACGCCCGAGAACGCCAGTGACCGCCTCGCCGACCTCGGCATCCGACCGCCACCATCGTGCTGA